A stretch of DNA from Oncorhynchus nerka isolate Pitt River linkage group LG22, Oner_Uvic_2.0, whole genome shotgun sequence:
CTCTGTTCTAAGCCTATATAGCAGGGTTCCCCATGAGTGATTTTTCTAAGCCAATTAGCAGGGTTCCCCCCCCCCACGAGTGATTTTTATTTGAGCAAAgcaaaaataataatagtaatttatttatttttattgatgGACATAAGACTGTAAAATCACCAGCAAATCAACTCCAAGTGATTTgaattcccacgcataatagagagatataagctatgtgatcatatacaaatgtaagccaGGTTTAAAAGTATTATGTGTTATTGTATATGtttgcaaattgaccgcaagaagtccagtctacaaatgatttgtaattatgttccggccccctgaccatcctcTCAAGACAAGAATCATATAATTCATGTTCCCTGCTATATAGGGttagtgcgtgcgtgtgtgtgtacatgtatctCATATGTCACCAAAGCTAGCCATGGAGCAAAGACTGGGTATCTCCTACTGACAACCTCTAACTCACCTGTCCTGAACTTGCTGTAGGTGCCGTGTTCTAGTGTGGGTTTGCTGCTCGAATAGAAAGCCAAGCCTCGTTCTCGCCACCTGTCACCAACACAGTTACAGTCATCACTATAAGCAGTGACACGACAGGAAGGAACActacaggaagtgacatcacCGTTATATCCAAAACAGACCTACCTTCATCCGAAGCTTAAATTTCAATCACATAACCAATCTACGTTTTTTTTATTTAGGCATATTAAAAGGCACCTTATGACAACCCTTGCTCTCTGTATTCTGGTGGGCTCACTCACCAGTGGAAGATGAagatgatgaggatgaggatgaaggACACCACATCGGTGAGGACCCACATCAGATTGTACTCATCTGGAgtctgagagagaaagacagacaaccATTGTCTCTAGGTGTATTACTTTCACCAATCCAAATCATTTTAGATCTGTGATACTTCAAGGAAGGTAGGATATAGGCTGCATTTGGGCCCTTTTCCCAATAATCAGTCTTTTCTCTCAAAGTGTGCACgtgttcacttcccttcatggATATGGAAGAAAATGACCAGTATAAAATACCAGTATGATGGAAACTCCCTCTAGCTCATACCTACACCAAAATAGTAGAGCCACGGAGAGTAGAGCCACGGCTGGCTGATCACATCACACCTACACCAAAATACAATGTTTTTACATTTGTGGAGagtagtgaacaagtgcacacttcttGTGAAAAGATAGATTATTGGGATGCAGAAGTATTTGTCCCAGGTTGTTTTTCTCACCATGAGGAAAAGGGGTCTGGTGAGTTTGTAGAGGAGCTGTGGGGAATTGGTGGTGACAGACTGAGCCCCGGAGCACCAGGCCAGAGAGTAGAGCCACGGCTGGCTGATCACATAGAGGTTGGTGCTGATGTTAGCCGCCGCATACTCACTGGGGGAggcatcacacacagacagataatgAACAAACGCATAGCCAGTTAacgcacagacatacacacacaaacacagacacacctgaTCATCTCTGTAGACATGGAGCTGTAGTGCAGGTTGAGTTGGACAATGTGGTTCTGCTGCAGCTCCTCCACTGGACTCCAGGACCCAGAGGTCTGCTGGAGGTCAGGGTCCATCTTCTGGACCAGGCTCCGCAGGTCTGGGGGCAGCCACAgcacctgacacacacattcacacagactaGAGGTCTTTACGGATCCACCTGTACCCGAATACCTGAGACCCGATCCGAGACCCGAGCAGGATCGGATCTAGAATTAGAAAACATTTCACGGGTCTGGGTCAAATCTCCTGGGATTGTCACAGGTCTCGAGTAGGTGTAATTTTAACTGACTATCCCGGAAGGACCCATTTAGATCAGAACGCGACTGctgcagtagagagacagagaaattgtATAATTTATGCAACTGCTCTGCTTTTCACGAGAGTGGAGCTTGTTGTTGGCCAATCATAAGTCATCAAAGAGGCAataggctacagtcatagagcctccGTGTGGGGCAAAAGTTATATAAAAGTCTATACGGAATGGTTCTAGTTGTCCTCGAGTTTGTTTGGACCGGGTCTCTATATTGTCAACATTTATTTATGCATATCGGGTCCAGATGAGAAAGCCCCAGGTCCATTTCGGAACGGGTCCAACTTTTTGGACCGTGAAGGCCCCTAACACAGACACAAAGTGAATAAGTTTCTCCTAGGTGCAGATCTATGATCAGCTTCCcatcccccaatcctaaccttaaccctattaGTGAggaaaatgcaaaactgacccaagatcagcacctaggggcaacttcaccctacttCTCTTTATAACATTGTCCCACAGTGCCCTCACCTGGTGTGAGTGGATGGAGGACTCGTTCTGGATGACCTCGAGGGTGTGTGTGATCCAGGTGTCCCTGTAGGGGTGGCCCCGAGGGGGGCGGTAGAGGTCAAAGATCACCTGTTTGCCCCTCTGGGCTGCCAGTTCCAGGAAGTCCCTGAGGGTGCACACAGACTGGTTCTGTGCCTGCGCCCGGTCCTCGGCGCCCAGAGACCAGGCCGTGCCGAAAGGGTCTCGCTGCAGAATCACCAGcgggagagagacagtcagtataCGGAATGCTTTGGCATCATGGCAAATCATATTTCATGGCGCAATGCAGGAGACAATGTAATATCACATTATATTCCATAAAGTCGTTGGTTGTCCAATTGGAGTTGAGCAATCAATAACCTCCTGACCCCCATCAATAGTACTTTGGTGTAGTGACAAAATGTCTACCTTCACTATCCATCATCTTATTATATTGTCGTAACTACTTCCATTGGTATCCCATCATGCCATGTCCATGAAGCGAAATGATCATGATCTTTATTAAAAAGCAGTTCAAGACCAGGCTTATTTTAGGTGACCCTGAGTCTTCCTGTGGTACTACCACAGCGGCGGTTGGTGACTCACATAGAGGAACCAGTCCCCGGCGTTGAGGGTCTCCAGCTCTCCCCAGGTGAACATGGCCGCAGGGGCATCCGTCCGGTTGGGGAACACCTTCTGCACGTTGGTAGTCCTCCTCAGGGTGCGGTCGTGCATCAGGAAGGGCACCCCGTCGTAGCTATGGCAACGAGAGGAGGACATGGCAGTTACTGAGTTGATGGTTATGGAGTTGACCATTGCAGAGTTGACTGAAGTGCATCACGATAACTCCGTCAAAGAGACCCAGGTACTTTATCAATCTATCTATAATTTATTCAGGTACGCCAGTCTCCTTCAATAAATGTTTTACTCCAATAAAAATGCCCAGgaaaaacattggaaagaacCTGATGGCAATGGCTTGTTGATGATATGAGCTGACCAGCTACAAGTATGTTGAGTTAACCTTGCACAGCAAGCTTGATTCATAATACCCACGACTGGTGAGATAGACTCATGTTGGGACATGCTTCGGTACACAAGATGGACAGGGTGTGAGGAGGGTTGACAACCACCACTGACCTGATGGTGACGTCAGTCTCCAGACCttccccaccagcctccactgccttCTCAAAGGACATGAGAGTGTTCTCTGGAGCAAGCTGAGATTTAATACACATAAACATGATTCTAACATAGTTCTCCCAAACAGAGGAGCTACCAGCACAGATGATAAATAGCAGGCATAAACATCAGTTCAGCAAACTAGTGACCCGGTCACTTCCTGATATGGTCATAGCCACATTCAACATGGCCGCTTGTAAGCATGTTAGCCTTTGTAGTTTTAACGCTGATGCTAACTTGCCATTACTGTCCATACTACTGTGTGTTATTATCTATAGCCTTAGGCCTACTAGCCCGTGGCCTGCTAGCCTAGCATGCTAGCTCCCCCGTACATGTTGTATACTATACTAGTCACTAATATCATCCTGTTGTATACTGCCTATGCTATTCTAGCCCTCACTACAGTATGCTACCATTTCTGCTATGTAGCCTGTTTGCCTGCATTACTGCTTTGTAGCATGTTAGCTTACTAACCCCTGTGTATTACTGTATATTTATTACCAGCCAATAATATTACCTTGCTAACGCTACTACAACCATTACTATTGTGTGCTAACCCATTGCTATGCCATTGCTGATTTGTATATATTGCATCACTGCTATTACTATTGCATAGCCAATACTGCCATCCCTCTGTTGTAATATATACAGTGTTCGCTGTTCCTTCTGTCTACAGAAAACCACTATACACTATCATTACAGCTAGTCTCCTCTTCTTGCTTGCTGTGTGACTGTCCGTTCGGTGTGGCATTAAAGTGTGAGTTGTATCCCTGTCTCCGGTAAGGCATTACAAGTCCTCTTACCAGGACTCTGGGACAATTGCaccattttttgtttttttacgtgttatttcttacattagtaccccaggtcatcttaggtttcattacatacagtcgagaagaactactgaatataagatcagcgccaactcaccatcagtacgaccaagaatatgttttccgcgacgcggatccggtgttctgccttacaaacaggacaacggaatggatcgcatgcagcgacccaaggaaacgactccgaaaaagagggaaacgaggcggtgttctggtcagactccgaaaaagggcacatcgcgcaccactccccagcattcttcttgccaatgtccagtctcttgacaacaaggttgacgaaatccgagcaagggtagcattccagagggacatcagagactgcaacgttctctgcttcacagaaacatggcttactgggaagacgctatccgatgcggtgcagccaacgggtttctccacgcatcgcgccgacagaaaacaaacatctttctggtaagaagagtggcggggcgtatgcctcatgactaacgagacat
This window harbors:
- the LOC115105345 gene encoding glycerophosphodiester phosphodiesterase domain-containing protein 5-like isoform X1 translates to MGPSPTTLSKLKLGKLRVVRRRLLQRYEHQPYVSCLAGLYGCQWRRYQRTRATPGDCCCSKLECVSFALLVMTFCLTLVFLYFWSEAQNDYNDFDWFNFGNLGFWFPWSVVLLVIASAFFSYVTLLLLLAVCLLSEGQKLYLHWGHKIGILVTLAFSIVATAVLSDLWSKEWTTLLLSFQVTAPYLHVGGVLLMTLLSWPIALHFFRINKKVGRTLIMGLYLAVLCALYLVPLGMYSPCLKKEGALGPAPALIGHRGAPMLAPENTLMSFEKAVEAGGEGLETDVTISYDGVPFLMHDRTLRRTTNVQKVFPNRTDAPAAMFTWGELETLNAGDWFLYRDPFGTAWSLGAEDRAQAQNQSVCTLRDFLELAAQRGKQVIFDLYRPPRGHPYRDTWITHTLEVIQNESSIHSHQVLWLPPDLRSLVQKMDPDLQQTSGSWSPVEELQQNHIVQLNLHYSSMSTEMISEYAAANISTNLYVISQPWLYSLAWCSGAQSVTTNSPQLLYKLTRPLFLMTPDEYNLMWVLTDVVSFILILIIFIFHWWRERGLAFYSSSKPTLEHGTYSKFRTEMSDVWSVSSVNILGEPAGSPLATEPNLATV
- the LOC115105345 gene encoding glycerophosphodiester phosphodiesterase domain-containing protein 5-like isoform X2, whose product is MGPSPTTLSKLKLGKLRVVRRRLLQRYEHQPYVSCLAGLYGCQWRRYQRTRATPGDCCCSKLECVSFALLVMTFCLTLVFLYFWSEAQNDYNDFDWFNFGNLGFWFPWSVVLLVIASAFFSYVTLLLLLAVCLLSEGQKLYLHWGHKIGILVTLAFSIVATAVLSDLWSKEWTTLLLSFQVTAPYLHVGGVLLMTLLSWPIALHFFRINKKGRTLIMGLYLAVLCALYLVPLGMYSPCLKKEGALGPAPALIGHRGAPMLAPENTLMSFEKAVEAGGEGLETDVTISYDGVPFLMHDRTLRRTTNVQKVFPNRTDAPAAMFTWGELETLNAGDWFLYRDPFGTAWSLGAEDRAQAQNQSVCTLRDFLELAAQRGKQVIFDLYRPPRGHPYRDTWITHTLEVIQNESSIHSHQVLWLPPDLRSLVQKMDPDLQQTSGSWSPVEELQQNHIVQLNLHYSSMSTEMISEYAAANISTNLYVISQPWLYSLAWCSGAQSVTTNSPQLLYKLTRPLFLMTPDEYNLMWVLTDVVSFILILIIFIFHWWRERGLAFYSSSKPTLEHGTYSKFRTEMSDVWSVSSVNILGEPAGSPLATEPNLATV